One Dictyoglomus thermophilum H-6-12 DNA window includes the following coding sequences:
- a CDS encoding metal-dependent hydrolase, with protein sequence MIYKTHISLNILFLQVILRTSNVQLQEIMTPWGIGILSGTIVGSFIPDIDAPKSEISKRLLPAKTLLNLFIPLLSIILTFSIFTFLHQSFKLTTTEGKSITFLMLFMIIVALLNLLFNILLKPLFEHRGFLHSLTGLIFLNILFLIFYINNLKNLPINFVKLYNGFYVGINIGYIGHIIGDSFTYQGIRPFYPAKWRLSLKIFRTNSPQEKILFYILNLANFVLFLKNILQ encoded by the coding sequence ATGATATACAAAACCCACATATCATTAAATATATTGTTTCTACAAGTAATTTTAAGAACATCTAATGTTCAGCTTCAAGAAATAATGACACCTTGGGGCATTGGAATACTTTCTGGGACAATTGTAGGAAGCTTCATTCCCGACATTGATGCTCCAAAATCTGAAATATCTAAAAGACTCTTACCAGCTAAAACTTTGTTAAATTTATTCATTCCATTGTTAAGCATTATCCTAACATTTTCTATCTTCACCTTTTTACACCAAAGTTTTAAACTGACAACTACGGAAGGAAAATCAATTACTTTCTTAATGCTCTTTATGATAATAGTGGCTTTACTAAACTTGCTCTTTAATATATTACTAAAACCATTATTTGAACATAGAGGGTTTTTACACAGTTTGACGGGTTTAATTTTTCTAAATATATTGTTCTTAATATTCTATATAAACAATCTCAAAAACTTGCCGATAAATTTTGTAAAATTATACAATGGTTTCTATGTAGGTATAAATATAGGATATATAGGACACATTATTGGAGATTCCTTTACCTATCAAGGGATAAGGCCCTTTTATCCCGCTAAATGGAGACTATCCTTAAAAATATTTAGAACTAACTCTCCTCAAGAAAAAATTTTATTTTACATATTAAACCTTGCAAATTTTGTTCTTTTTCTAAAAAATATACTTCAATAA
- the serS gene encoding serine--tRNA ligase: MIDIKVLRENPELMKENIVLRNLDPNKYDVDYILELDAKRRSLQKELDTLKAQRNKISQEIGKRKGEEREELIKKAKTLKEKIEELEKEYEKIEKELYLKLWQLPNFLSPKAPKGKDEKDNIEIKRWGNIKTFTFTPKDHLDLALLNDLVDFERGSKVTGSNFYYLKNEAVLLEFALFRLVIDTLLPEGFKLFITPDLARMEIIDGIGFQPRGPEAQIYRVEDTDLGLIATAEITLGGYHKDEILDELDLPLKYLGFSHCFRTEAGAYGRYNRGLYRVHQFSKAEIFIICRPEDSEEMHEYILSLEEKIFQKLEIPYRVVDICSGDLGAPAARKFDIEAWMPGRGDFGEVTSCSNCTDYQARRLNIRFRRVTGEVEYVHMLNGTAIAISRALIAILENYQQEDGSILIPKVLQPYIGISEIKPKK; encoded by the coding sequence ATGATTGATATTAAAGTTCTAAGAGAGAATCCTGAGCTCATGAAGGAAAATATAGTACTAAGAAACCTAGATCCTAATAAATATGATGTAGACTACATTTTAGAATTAGACGCAAAACGAAGATCTTTACAAAAAGAATTGGACACTTTAAAAGCTCAAAGAAATAAAATATCACAAGAAATAGGGAAACGCAAAGGTGAAGAAAGAGAAGAATTAATTAAAAAAGCTAAAACCCTAAAAGAGAAAATAGAAGAATTGGAGAAAGAATATGAAAAAATAGAGAAAGAGCTATACTTAAAATTATGGCAACTTCCTAACTTTTTGTCTCCTAAAGCCCCAAAAGGAAAAGACGAAAAAGACAATATAGAGATAAAAAGATGGGGAAATATAAAAACTTTTACCTTTACTCCTAAAGACCATTTAGATCTTGCCTTATTAAATGACCTAGTAGACTTTGAGAGAGGAAGTAAGGTTACAGGATCCAATTTTTATTATCTAAAGAATGAAGCTGTACTCTTAGAATTTGCTCTTTTTAGATTGGTAATAGATACCCTCCTTCCTGAAGGCTTTAAATTGTTCATAACCCCTGATTTGGCACGAATGGAAATAATAGATGGAATTGGCTTCCAACCTAGAGGACCTGAAGCCCAAATATATAGAGTGGAAGATACAGATTTAGGGCTAATTGCTACAGCAGAAATCACTCTAGGAGGATATCATAAGGACGAAATTCTTGATGAACTTGACTTACCTTTAAAATATTTGGGATTTTCTCACTGTTTTAGAACAGAAGCTGGTGCCTACGGTAGATACAATAGAGGATTGTATAGAGTGCATCAATTTAGTAAAGCAGAGATCTTTATAATATGTAGGCCTGAAGATTCCGAAGAAATGCACGAATACATATTAAGCCTTGAGGAAAAAATCTTCCAAAAATTAGAAATTCCATATAGAGTAGTAGACATATGTTCAGGTGATCTTGGGGCTCCTGCCGCAAGAAAATTTGATATTGAGGCATGGATGCCAGGAAGAGGAGACTTTGGAGAAGTAACAAGTTGTTCAAATTGCACTGATTATCAAGCAAGAAGACTAAATATCCGCTTCCGAAGAGTTACAGGCGAAGTAGAATATGTACATATGCTAAATGGAACAGCCATTGCCATTTCAAGAGCTTTAATTGCAATCTTGGAGAACTATCAACAAGAAGATGGAAGTATATTAATACCTAAAGTTCTTCAACCCTATATTGGTATCTCTGAAATTAAACCAAAAAAATAG
- a CDS encoding vitamin B12-dependent ribonucleotide reductase, producing the protein MRKVELTEQALMILEKRYLKKDEKGNVIETPEEMFERVAETIAKVDLIYNPKADLEAIKNTFYDMMVSLEFLPNSPTLMNAGRPLGQLSACFVIPIEDSLVSIFDGLKYAALIHQSGGGTGFSFSKLRPKGDIVKTTGGIASGPVSFMKVYDAATDTIKQGGVRRGANMGILRIDHPDIEEFITCKDQEGVLSNFNISVAITDSFMEAVLKDEDFPLINPRNKEVVRKVKARDLFDLIVKQAWKNGEPGVVFIDEINRKNPTPEVGEIESTNPCGEQPLLPFESCNLGSINLGKMLKRVGEKYEIDWDKLKITVHNAVHFLDNVIDANFYPLKPIEEMTKANRKIGLGVMGFYDLLVRLEVPYNTKEARDIAENIMSFIQREASEASQKLAEERGVFPNWDKSIYKDMGLKLRNATLTTIAPTGSISIIANCSSGIEPIFALAFKRKISLGEWNEVYPLFKEALIKEDIYSEDLIEKIVQEGTIQHMDEIPERLKRLFVTALDIDPEDHVLMQAAFQKYVDNAVSKTVNLRESATLEDIRRVYLMAYDLKLKGITVYRDKSRASQVLSVEKEKKEEGKEEREPHKLIPRPRPIITKGATIKIKTGCGNLYVTINEDEFGICEVFSTLGKAGGCAASQTEAISRLISLALRSGVDVRAIVKQLKGIRCPNPARTEDGDFILSCSDAIGKAIEKYLDIKEGKNNTINNFVVKNKDNIEKDESYSGMPCPECGSPLQVAEGCLTCRVCGYSKCY; encoded by the coding sequence ATGAGAAAAGTGGAATTAACTGAACAAGCCTTGATGATCCTTGAGAAAAGATACTTAAAAAAAGATGAAAAGGGTAATGTTATTGAAACTCCAGAGGAGATGTTTGAGAGGGTAGCAGAGACTATTGCTAAAGTAGACTTAATATACAATCCTAAGGCTGATTTAGAAGCCATAAAAAATACATTTTATGATATGATGGTTTCTCTTGAGTTTTTGCCAAACTCTCCAACTCTGATGAATGCAGGAAGACCTTTAGGACAACTTTCGGCTTGTTTTGTGATACCCATAGAAGACTCATTAGTGAGCATATTTGATGGGTTAAAATATGCTGCTCTGATACATCAGTCAGGAGGAGGTACAGGTTTTTCTTTTTCTAAACTTCGTCCTAAAGGAGATATTGTTAAGACTACAGGAGGAATAGCATCAGGACCTGTAAGTTTTATGAAGGTTTATGATGCAGCTACGGATACTATAAAGCAAGGTGGAGTTAGAAGAGGAGCCAATATGGGAATTCTAAGAATAGATCATCCTGACATTGAGGAATTCATAACGTGTAAAGATCAAGAAGGAGTTCTTTCCAATTTCAATATTTCTGTTGCTATAACCGATAGCTTTATGGAAGCGGTCTTAAAAGATGAGGATTTCCCTCTTATAAATCCTAGGAATAAGGAAGTAGTTAGAAAAGTAAAAGCAAGGGATCTTTTTGATCTTATAGTGAAGCAGGCGTGGAAAAATGGAGAGCCAGGTGTGGTTTTTATTGATGAAATAAATAGAAAGAACCCAACTCCTGAGGTTGGAGAGATTGAGTCTACCAATCCTTGTGGTGAGCAACCTTTGCTTCCTTTTGAGTCTTGCAACTTAGGTTCTATAAATCTTGGCAAGATGTTAAAAAGGGTAGGAGAAAAGTACGAAATAGACTGGGATAAGTTAAAAATCACAGTACATAATGCGGTACATTTTCTGGATAATGTTATCGACGCTAATTTTTATCCATTAAAACCTATCGAGGAAATGACAAAGGCAAATAGGAAGATTGGGCTTGGAGTAATGGGTTTTTACGATTTGTTGGTGAGGCTTGAAGTACCTTATAATACTAAAGAAGCAAGGGATATAGCAGAGAATATAATGAGTTTTATTCAAAGAGAAGCAAGTGAGGCATCCCAGAAACTTGCAGAAGAAAGAGGAGTATTTCCTAATTGGGATAAGAGTATTTACAAAGATATGGGACTGAAGCTTAGAAATGCAACTTTGACGACTATTGCTCCTACTGGAAGTATAAGTATTATTGCTAACTGTTCCTCTGGAATAGAACCTATCTTTGCTCTTGCTTTTAAGCGAAAAATAAGTCTTGGAGAATGGAATGAGGTATATCCGTTATTTAAGGAAGCTTTAATCAAGGAGGACATTTATTCTGAAGATTTAATAGAAAAGATAGTTCAAGAAGGAACTATACAGCATATGGATGAAATTCCAGAAAGACTCAAAAGACTTTTTGTAACAGCTTTAGATATTGATCCTGAAGATCATGTATTAATGCAGGCAGCTTTTCAAAAATATGTAGATAATGCAGTATCTAAAACGGTAAATTTAAGAGAGAGTGCTACTTTAGAGGACATAAGAAGAGTATATTTAATGGCTTATGACCTAAAGCTTAAAGGTATAACAGTATATAGAGATAAATCAAGGGCTTCACAGGTTTTGTCTGTTGAAAAAGAGAAAAAAGAAGAAGGTAAAGAAGAAAGAGAGCCTCACAAATTAATCCCTAGACCAAGGCCTATAATAACCAAGGGGGCGACTATAAAGATAAAAACTGGATGTGGAAATTTGTATGTTACCATAAATGAAGATGAATTTGGTATATGTGAGGTTTTTTCAACCCTTGGAAAGGCTGGAGGGTGTGCAGCCTCTCAGACAGAAGCTATATCCAGATTGATATCCCTTGCATTAAGAAGTGGTGTTGATGTAAGAGCTATAGTTAAGCAGTTAAAGGGAATAAGATGTCCTAATCCAGCAAGAACTGAGGACGGTGACTTTATCCTTTCTTGTTCTGATGCCATAGGAAAGGCAATAGAAAAATATCTTGATATAAAAGAAGGCAAAAACAATACCATTAATAACTTTGTTGTAAAGAATAAAGATAACATAGAAAAGGATGAAAGTTACTCTGGAATGCCTTGTCCTGAATGTGGTTCGCCATTGCAAGTTGCAGAAGGATGTTTGACTTGTAGAGTTTGTGGCTATTCAAAGTGTTATTAA
- a CDS encoding tetratricopeptide repeat protein: protein MRKNLKRDNKHGFLDHYFRLFVFAFLLLMIFLVPIAQPSFLKLHDISEIPKVTLIRVLTGFALLLWAIWVYVSRKELNLPPKVISASVFLFLISWIISTIFSTNFYLSFFGSYMRQMGFLTYFFYFVIFFLLYNVVENYTELKYFYWTVFITTVIVDFFGILQLYRLMPWYERVRTESRIIATLGHADFLGHFLVMVMPIILSFIYYVKNNVLRVLLYVLFLASFLVLLGSYTRGSWVAFLAGIIIYYVFVLWKEKGFFTKKNKIITLALVLGLALTVGIFYITENKLYIEKKDVGLFSLKERFESIGAGLRVTQQNPRILTWRDSIRLFEDKILKSPRIIYGLGPETFSFNFTPYKSLDLARYDGGKGYPDREHNEFLDILFPQGLLGLLSFIFVLLSVFLYSIKNYNKIGAENRILFLGTLIGWLSFLIQGLVLFGLSATYLYFWMLTSFIMLFFKLEKPDSIWKISISFLFRVFILIIFTFISIFSIWISLRFFRAEIYYRYGLDYLNSGEVGKAVAVLEEAIKLRPQETAFHEAVIKAYLGVMGGAENEDIKMEAFRKGESHINGLLKNDYYKSLSNNLVGAFYAQAYHYLGQKDKSLIIKAEEYLKKALTYDRYCVPPMENLLKMYSTDLVDEKKALEMANRILEVDPYHSQAANYVARVYFQEGKFDKSKEIYERLLSRNSNDKDTLYNLGVVMYKLGDLNKAEEYLLKVINLDPTYESALNLLRVIYKQLGKEDKIKEIPLNDKVYVQKGLEAYNNKNYSIAIEYFKKALSYNPNSPEIMNNIGACLFMLNKYDEAIAWFKKALELKKDYVQAYGNLTYAYIQKGDLISAEDTVNEGLKYAPNDENLKELKKKIEELKRR from the coding sequence CAAAAGTTACTCTTATTAGGGTACTGACAGGCTTTGCTTTATTACTGTGGGCGATTTGGGTTTATGTTTCAAGAAAAGAATTGAATTTGCCTCCTAAGGTCATTTCAGCTAGTGTTTTTCTTTTTTTAATTTCTTGGATTATATCTACCATATTTTCTACTAACTTTTATTTAAGCTTTTTCGGTTCTTACATGAGGCAGATGGGTTTTTTGACTTATTTTTTTTATTTTGTGATTTTCTTTCTTCTTTATAATGTGGTGGAAAACTATACGGAGCTTAAATATTTTTACTGGACTGTTTTTATTACTACAGTTATTGTCGATTTTTTTGGAATATTACAGCTTTATAGGTTAATGCCTTGGTATGAGAGGGTTAGGACAGAATCTAGAATAATCGCTACATTAGGTCATGCTGATTTTTTGGGGCATTTCTTAGTAATGGTTATGCCAATAATTTTGTCTTTCATTTATTATGTAAAGAACAATGTTTTAAGGGTTTTACTTTATGTTTTATTTTTAGCTTCTTTTTTAGTTTTACTTGGAAGTTATACTCGTGGTTCTTGGGTGGCTTTTTTGGCTGGAATTATAATTTACTATGTTTTTGTTCTGTGGAAGGAGAAAGGCTTTTTTACTAAAAAGAATAAGATTATAACTTTAGCTCTGGTTTTAGGATTAGCCCTTACAGTGGGCATTTTTTACATAACCGAGAATAAACTATATATCGAGAAAAAGGATGTAGGTTTATTTTCTCTTAAAGAGAGATTTGAGAGCATAGGGGCAGGACTTAGAGTAACTCAACAAAATCCAAGAATCTTGACTTGGAGGGATAGTATAAGGCTTTTTGAAGATAAAATTTTAAAATCACCAAGAATAATATATGGTTTAGGTCCTGAAACCTTCTCCTTTAATTTTACTCCCTATAAGTCTTTAGATTTGGCAAGATATGATGGTGGAAAAGGCTATCCCGATAGAGAGCATAATGAATTTCTAGACATATTATTCCCTCAAGGTTTATTGGGGTTGTTGTCGTTTATTTTTGTTTTATTAAGTGTTTTTCTCTACAGTATTAAGAATTACAATAAAATTGGAGCAGAAAATAGAATTCTCTTTTTAGGAACCCTTATTGGGTGGTTATCTTTCTTAATACAAGGTCTTGTGCTTTTTGGATTGTCAGCAACATATTTATATTTTTGGATGCTTACTTCTTTTATTATGCTATTTTTTAAATTGGAAAAACCAGATTCTATATGGAAGATATCTATTTCCTTCCTATTCAGAGTTTTTATTCTGATAATCTTTACCTTTATAAGTATTTTCAGTATATGGATTTCTCTAAGATTCTTTAGAGCAGAGATCTATTATAGATATGGACTTGACTATTTAAATAGTGGAGAGGTTGGAAAAGCAGTGGCTGTGTTAGAGGAGGCAATAAAACTAAGACCTCAGGAGACAGCTTTCCACGAGGCAGTAATAAAAGCATATTTAGGAGTTATGGGAGGAGCAGAAAATGAGGATATAAAGATGGAGGCGTTTAGAAAAGGAGAAAGTCATATTAATGGACTTTTGAAAAATGATTATTATAAATCTTTAAGTAATAACCTTGTCGGAGCTTTTTATGCTCAAGCTTACCATTATTTGGGCCAAAAAGATAAGAGCTTAATAATAAAAGCAGAGGAGTACCTGAAAAAAGCATTAACTTATGATAGGTATTGTGTTCCTCCTATGGAAAACTTATTAAAGATGTATTCTACAGACTTAGTAGATGAGAAAAAGGCTCTTGAAATGGCTAATAGGATTCTTGAAGTAGATCCTTATCATTCTCAAGCAGCAAATTATGTTGCTAGAGTTTATTTTCAAGAAGGAAAATTTGATAAGTCTAAAGAGATTTATGAAAGACTTTTAAGTAGAAATTCAAATGATAAAGACACTTTGTATAATCTTGGGGTGGTAATGTATAAATTAGGTGATTTAAATAAAGCAGAGGAATATCTTTTGAAAGTTATTAATCTTGATCCTACTTACGAGAGTGCTCTTAATCTTTTAAGAGTTATTTACAAGCAGCTTGGAAAAGAAGATAAGATTAAAGAAATTCCACTAAATGATAAAGTTTATGTTCAAAAGGGCCTTGAGGCTTATAACAATAAAAATTATAGTATAGCTATTGAGTATTTTAAAAAAGCTCTATCTTATAATCCCAATTCTCCTGAAATTATGAACAATATAGGAGCCTGTTTATTTATGCTAAATAAATACGATGAGGCTATAGCTTGGTTTAAAAAGGCTTTAGAACTTAAGAAGGACTATGTTCAAGCTTATGGAAATCTTACTTATGCTTATATTCAAAAGGGTGATCTTATTTCTGCGGAAGACACAGTAAATGAAGGATTGAAATATGCTCCTAACGATGAAAATTTAAAGGAGTTAAAGAAAAAAATAGAAGAGCTTAAAAGGAGATGA